Below is a genomic region from Hyphomicrobium nitrativorans NL23.
CTTCTCGGCGACGATGCGGTCGAGCAATTCGCGCGCGTCGGCGAAGAGCTTGCGCGCCTCGGTGCCCACCTTGTTGTCGTCGAGAATGGCCGGATAGCGGCCCGTCAACTCCCACGTCTGGAAGAAGGGCGTCCAGTCGATGTAAGGGACGAGGCTTCCGAGATCGTAGTTCTTGAAGGTGCGCGTACCGAGGAAGCTCGGCTTCGGCGGCGCATACTGCGACCAGTCGATGTCGAACTTGTTGGCGCGTGCCGCGCTGATGGGAATGCGCTGCTTTCTCGCTTCGTTGGCAAGGTGCTTTTCGCGCACCTGCACGTACTCGGTCTTGATGTTCTCGATGTAGGGCTTGCTCTCGGTCTCCGAAAGCAAGTTCGAGACGACGCCGACGGCGCGGCTCGCGTCCAGTACGTAGATGGCCTGGCCGCGCTCGTAGTTGGGACTGATCTTGACGGCGGTGTGGACGCGGCTTGTCGTGGCGCCGCCGATGAGCAGCGGCACGCTGAAGCCTTCGCGCTCCATCTCGGCCGCAACGAAGCACATCTCGTCGAGCGACGGCGTGATGAGGCCCGAAAGCCCGATGATGTCCGCCTTCTCCTTCTTCGCCGCTTCGAGGATCTTGGCGGCCGGCACCATCACACCGAGGTCGATCACCTCGTAGTTGTTGCACTGGAGCACGACGCCGACGATGTTCTTGCCGATGTCGTGCACGTCGCCCTTCACGGTCGCCATCACGACCTTGCCGGCGGCCGGCATCTGGTCGACGCCGGAAAGGCGCTTCTCTTCCTCCAGGTAGGGTTGCAGGTAGGCAACCGCCTGCTTCATCACGCGCGCGGACTTCACGACCTGCGGCAGGAACATTTTGCCCGCGCCGAAGAGATCGCCGACGACGTTCATGCCCGTCATCAGCGGGCCTTCGATCACATGGAGAGGCTTCTCGGCCTGCTGACGGGCTTCCTCGGTATCCGCTTCGATGAAGTCCGTGATGCCGTGGACGAGCGAGTGCGTGAGGCGCTCCTGCACCGTGCCCTCACGCCAGGAGAGATCCTTCTCCTTCGCTTTAGCGCCGCTGCCGTCGCCTTTGAAGCGCGGGGCCGCTTCGAGCAAACGATCGGTCGCGTCGGGACGGCGGTTCAGGATGACGTCTTCCGACAGCTCGCGCAATTCGGCCGGAATGTCGTCGTAGAGCGCGAGCTGTCCGGCGTTGACGATGCCCATGTCCATACCAGCCTTGATGGCGTGGTAGAGGAACACGGCGTGCATGGCTTCGCGCACGGGCTCGTTGCCGCGGAACGCGAACGACAGGTTCGAGACACCGCCCGAAATGTGGGTGAGCGGCATCTTTTCGCGGATCTGGCGCGCGGCCTCGATGAAGGCGATGCCGTAACCGTTGTGCTCCTCGATTCCCGTCGCGACGGCGAAGATGTTGGGATCGAAGATGATGTCTTCCGGCGGAAAGCCGACCTGCTCCGTCAAGATCTTATAGGCGCGCTCGCAGATCTGGACCTTGCGCTCGATGGTGTCGGCCTGGCCCACTTCGTCGAAGGCCATGACGACGACGGCCGCGCCGTAACGGAGAACCTTCCTCGCCTGCTCGACGAACTGCTCCTCGCCTTCCTTCATCGAGATCGAGTTGACGATGGCCTTGCCCTGCACGCATTTGAGACCCGCCTCGATCACGGTCCATTTGGAGCTGTCGATCATGACAGGCACGCGGGCGATGTCGGGCTCGGAGGCGATGAGGTTCAAGAACGTCGTCATTGCCTTTTCGGAATCGAGCAGGCCCTCATCCATATTGATGTCGATGACCATGGCGCCTGCTTCGACCTGCTGGCGCGCAACGGCCAGGGCCGCCGCGTAGTCATTCGCTTCGATGAGCTTCCTGAACTTCGCAGAGCCCGTAACATTGGTGCGCTCGCCGACGTTGATGAAGGATTGCGCTGCGGAAGAGGTCATCGGCTGGTATTCCGTGTTGGTTTCATAGGAGAAAGCGAGAGGGGCTTGCCTTATGCGAAGGCAAGCCAGCCCTTGATGGCAAGGCCGCGGAAGATGGGCGTCAAGCGCTCGAAGCCTGCGCTTGCAAGCAGCGCTTCTTCACGCTCTTCCGACACCACGGCGACTTTTTTGAAGTTCTCAGCGTTGCTTTCCGCCACGTCGGGCGAGACGCCGTTGCAGACGGCATGGCGCTTCCAGATGCGGCGTAGAAGCTCGGTCTTGTCTTCGCCCGCGACACCGACGCCATCCACGATCGCAAGCGGTGCCCCGGGTTTCAGCCTGCTGTGAATGGCCTTCAAGAAGGCCGCCTTCGCGCCGTCGTCAGGGACGAAGTGTGCCGTCAGAATGCACGTCGCGGCATCGAAGCCGTCGTCTTCGAGCGCCTCGATGGTTGTCGTCTCCACACGGGCGCGGGCCCCGACCGGCGTTTCGGCGAGGCGGCGATGCGCGAGTTCCACCATCGGCTGATAGGTGTCGACGCCCACGAACGACCAGTTCGGATTGTTCGCGCCAAGGCGCAGGATTTCCTCGCCGCCGCCCGCGCCCACGACAAGGATCTTGGACGGGCCGTCGGCAAGAAGCTCAAGAAGTGCGGCTTCGACAATCGAGAAGATGGCGCGCCGGCCGGGAATGAACTGTTCGGCCAGCTTCGCGTAATCGTCGAGCGTCACGTTCTCGGGAAACTTCTGGTCCTCGAACTTGAGTGTTGTCATTGCGTCACCCGTGCACGAAGGGTTCGAGACCCGAAAGCCGCATTTTCGGTGCGATCTCGGGGATCTCGCGCGGGCGATACTTGGCGGCGCGCGCGGCAATCTCACGAATGTGGTCGGGCGTGGAGCCGCAACAGCCGCCGATCAGATTGATCAGTCCGTCCTTGGACCAGGGCTCGGTTTTATCCGCCATCTCTTGCGCGTCCTCGTCGTATCCGCCCATCGCGTTCGGAAGGCCGGCGTTCGGATATGCGGAAATGCGCACGTTCGCGACCTGCGAAAGCTCGGCGACGTACGGGCGCATCAACTCCGCGCCGAGTGCGCAGTTGAGACCGATGGAGAACGGCCTCAGGTGGCGCATCGAATACCAGAACGCTTCCGCGGTCTGGCCCGAGAGCGTGCGGCCCGAGCGGTCGGTGATGGTGCCCGAGATCATGATAGGGAGCGTCAGACCCTTCTCGTCGAACGCTTCCAGCGTCGCGACGCCGGCGGCCTTCGCATTCAGGGTATCGAAGATCGTCTCGATCAGGATGATGTCCGAGCCGCCCTCGATCAGGCCCAGCACCTGCTCCTTGTAGGCTTCGCGCAGATCGTCGAACGTGACGTTGCGGTAGCCTGGATTGTTCACGTCGGGCGAGAGGGAGGCCGTGCGGTTGGTCGGACCGACCGCCCCCGCCACGAAGCGCGGCTTGTCCGGCGTCTTCGCGTTGTACTTGTCGACGGCCGCGCGCGCGAGCTTCGCCGCCGCGACGTTGATCTCGTAGGACAGCTCCTCCATGCCGTAGTCGGCCATCGAGATCACCTGCGCGTTGAAGGTGTTGGTCTCGACGATGTCGGCGCCGGCTTCGAGATACTGTTCGTGAATCTCCTGGATGATCGCGGGCTGCGTCAGCACGAGAAGGTCGTTGTTGCCCTTCACGTCCCGCGGCCAGTCCTTGAAGCGCTCGCCGCGATAATCTTCCTCGGTCAGCTTGTGGCGCTGGATCATCGTGCCCATGGCGCCATCGATGATCAGGATGCGCTCGCTTGCTGCTTTTTCGAGCGCTTCCGCGCTCTCGATGACTTTCATGGTCTTCCACTCAGGTTCGAAACGAAGGACTTGCCCGCAGCGGCGGCGCGCCGGGACATTCTGAAACGTTCAGCTCGCGGCTTTGCGGGCTTCGAGCGGTGCCGCCCGCAGCGGGCGCAGGCCCAGAAGGTGGCAGATCGCATACACGAGGTCGGCGCGGTTCAGCGTGTAGAAGTGGAACGATTTCACGCCTTCGTCGACGAGGTCCATCACCTGCTCGGTCGCGACGGCTGCCGCCACGAGATGGGTTGTCGCCGGATCCTCGTCCAGACCTTCGAAGCGCCGCGCCAGCCATGCCGGCACGCTCGCCCCCGTACGCACGGCAAAGCCCGCGACCTGACGGAAGCTATGGATCGGCACGATGCCGGGCGTGATCGGCACCCAGATGCCGGCTGCGCGCGCGCGTTCGAGGAAGCGCAGGTAGTGCGTGTTGTCGAAACCGAACTGCGTGATGATGCGGTCGGCGCCCGCATCGACCTTGGCCTTGAGG
It encodes:
- a CDS encoding class I SAM-dependent methyltransferase — encoded protein: MTTLKFEDQKFPENVTLDDYAKLAEQFIPGRRAIFSIVEAALLELLADGPSKILVVGAGGGEEILRLGANNPNWSFVGVDTYQPMVELAHRRLAETPVGARARVETTTIEALEDDGFDAATCILTAHFVPDDGAKAAFLKAIHSRLKPGAPLAIVDGVGVAGEDKTELLRRIWKRHAVCNGVSPDVAESNAENFKKVAVVSEEREEALLASAGFERLTPIFRGLAIKGWLAFA